In Marmota flaviventris isolate mMarFla1 chromosome 17, mMarFla1.hap1, whole genome shotgun sequence, a single genomic region encodes these proteins:
- the Akap1 gene encoding A-kinase anchor protein 1, mitochondrial has product MAIHFRSLFPLALPGMLALLGWWWFFSRKKEQVSSNDKKVDAGGVVLRASPDIKKSLPIQEACPGIASTPRNVTQPLEKEQSTASKPSVEPPASLRTHPTCRRSESSGCLPNPTDTRSQPGTHKDDSAKVELALMGDKTRSVPLECPLPSPKDVVFPHEAIEVCKQEVVFSKAPGRGWPSQSVCAAEKHSPGEKARETSGAEGTGDAMLGENVLEEGLLSQERVSELENSKALSLAPSGGGGEKGSGGPFSPLREESTVGKLLSSSGKLAHAELAKDEEMQASKVQDDRTWDRDMAAELGKKESLDKNERIEQAAFQIISQVILEATEEVLASTRDKMADQLYQASGSPTVGQAESSAPASQKTVLGQDTAQAAPVVVGAAAGPVDSALPLPGPPAENLPSPKTYVSCLSSPLSSPTKDSKPKNSAHHISLAPCPPPASPLRESVDEASILAEDATCATCVSASQSVPSTASGQCSDFVSTSGLEDSCTETNSSPRDKAITPPLPDSTVPFSNGVLKGELSDLGTEDGWTADAEADHSGGSDGNSMDSVDSCCGLKKTDSFQNAQAGSNPKKVDLIIWEIEVPKHLVGRLIGKQGRYVSFLKQTSGAKIYISTLPYTQNIQICHIEGSQHHVDKALNLIGKKFKELNLTNIYAPPLPSLALPSLPMTSWLMLPDGITVEVIVVNQVNAGHLFVQQHTHPTFHALRSLDQQMYLCYSQPGIPTLPTPVEITVICAAPGADGAWWRAQVVASYEETNEVEIRYVDYGGYKRVKVDVLRQIRSDFVTLPFQGAEVLLDSVMPLSDDDHFSPEADAAMSEMTGNTALLAQVTSYSPTGLPLIQLWSVVGDEVVLINRSLVERGLAQWVDSYYSSL; this is encoded by the exons ATGGCAATCCATTTCCGTTCACTCTTTCCCTTGGCATTGCCTGGAATGTTGGCGCTCCTTGGCTGGTGGTGGTTTTTCTCTCGTAAAAAAGAGCAGGTCAGCAGCAATGATAAAAAGGTGGACGCTGGTGGTGTGGTGCTGAGGGCCAGCCCTGACATCAAGAAATCGCTCCCCATACAAGAGGCCTGTCCTGGAATTGCGTCCACACCCCGCAATGTCACACAGCCACTAGAAAAGGAACAGTCCACTGCAAGCAAGCCTTCTGTGGAGCCCCCAGCCTCGCTGCGCACACACCCAACCTGTCGCAGATCAGAGTCCTCAGGCTGCCTCCCTAACCCCACGGACACAAGATCTCAACCAGGAACACACAAAGATGACAGTGCAAAGGTGGAACTCGCCCTGATGGGTGACAAAACCAGATCTGTTCCTCTTGAGTGTCCCCTCCCATCTCCCAAGGATGTGGTGTTCCCCCACGAAGCCATAGAGGTGTGTAAGCAAGAGGTGGTGTTCAGTAAGGCACCAGGGAGGGGCTGGCCCAGCCAGTCTGTGTGTGCTGCAGAGAAGCATAGCCCTGGGGAGAAGGCAAGAGAGACGAGTGGAGCCGAGGGGACCGGTGACGCAATGTTGGGGGAAAATGTGCTTGAAGAAGGCTTGTTGTCCCAGGAGCGTGTCTCAGAATTGGAGAATAGCAAGGCCCTCAGCCTGGCCCCCTCGGGAggtggaggagagaaggggagcGGTGGCCCCTTCTCCCCTCTGAGAGAAGAGTCCACAGTTGGAAAATTGTTAAGTAGCTCTGGCAAGTTGGCTCACGCAGAGCTGGCAAAGGATGAGGAGATGCAGGCATCTAAGGTCCAAGATGACAGAACCTGGGACAGAGACATGGCGGCAGAACTAGGCAAAAAGGAGAGCTTGGATAAGAATGAGAGGATTGAGCAGGCTGCCTTCCAGATAATCTCCCAGGTGATCTTGGAAGCAACTGAAGAGGTGCTGGCCAGCACCAGGGATAAGATGGCAGATCAGTTATATCAGGCCTCAGGCAGTCCGACTGTAGGGCAGGCGGAGAGCAGTGCCCCAGCCAGCCAGAAAACTGTCCTGGGGCAAGACACTGCACAGGCTGCTCCAGTCGTAGTGGGGGCAGCCGCTGGTCCAGTGGATTCTGCCCTTCCCTTGCCAGGCCCACCAGCAGAGAACCTGCCTTCACCAAAGACCTATGTGAGCTGCCTGAGCAGCCCACTGTCCAGCCCCACCAAGGACAGTAAGCCAAAGAACTCCGCACACCACATCTCCCTGGCTCCCTGCCCACCTCCAGCGAGCCCCCTCAGAGAGTCAGTGGACGAGGCAAGCATCCTGGCGGAAGATGCCACCTGTGCTACCTGTGTGTCAGCCAGCCAGAGTGTTCCTTCTACGGCCTCCGGGCAGTGCTCGGATTTCGTCAGCACTTCAGGGCTCGAAGACTCTTGCACAGAGACCAACTCAAGCCCCAGGGACAAGGCCATCACCCCGCCTCTGCCGGACAGTACTGTGCCCTTCAGTAATGGGGTGCTGAAAGGGGAGTTGTCAGACTTGGGGACTGAGGACGGATGGACCGCGGATGCAGAAGCAGATCACTCGGGAG GTTCCGACGGGAACAGCATGGATTCTGTGGATAGCTGTTGTGGCCTCAAGAAGACCGACAGTTTCCAGAATGCCCAGGCAGGCTCCAACCCTAAAAAGGTTGACCTCATCATCTGGGAGATTGAAGTGCCAAAG CACTTAGTTGGTCGGCTAATCGGCAAGCAGGGGCGGTATGTGAGTTTCCTGAAGCAAACATCTGGTGCCAAGATCTACATCTCAACCCTGCCTTACACCCAGAACATCCAGATCTGCCACATAGAAG GCTCTCAGCATCATGTAGACAAAGCTCTGAATCTGATTGGAAAGAAGTTCAAGGAACTGAACCTCACCAATATTTACGCTCCTCCGCTGCCTTCGCTGGCACTGCCTTCTCTACCAATGACATCCTGG CTCATGCTGCCTGATGGCATCACTGTGGAGGTAATCGTGGTCAACCAGGTCAATGCCGGGCACCTGTTTGTGCAGCAGCACACGCACCCCACCTTCCATGCACTGCGCAGCCTGGACCAGCAGATGTACCTCTGCTACTCTCAGCCTGGAATCCCCACCTTGCCCACCCCTGTGGAAA TCACCGTTATCTGTGCTGCCCCTGGTGCGGACGGGGCCTGGTGGCGTGCCCAAGTGGTTGCCTCCTACGAGGAGACCAACGAGGTGGAGATTCGCTATGTGGACTACGGTGGATACAAGAGGGTGAAAGTAGACGTGCTCCGGCAGATCCG GTCTGACTTTGTGACCTTGCCGTTCCAGGGAGCAGAAGTCCTTCTGGATAGTGTGATGCCTCTGTCAG ATGACGACCACTTTTCGCCTGAAGCAGATGCAGCTATGAGTGAGATGACAGGAAACACAGCGCTTCTGGCACAG GTGACAAGTTACAGTCCAACTGGCCTTCCCctgattcagctgtggagtgtGGTTGGAGATGAA GTGGTGCTGATAAACCGGTCACTGGTGGAGCGAGGCCTCGCACAGTGGGTGGACAGCTACTACTCAAGCCTTTGA